One region of Oncorhynchus nerka isolate Pitt River linkage group LG22, Oner_Uvic_2.0, whole genome shotgun sequence genomic DNA includes:
- the LOC115105817 gene encoding calcium release-activated calcium channel protein 1-like isoform X2 yields MGAASSSETAGSRCSVQRRCRRSIRGTMSLNEHSLQALSWRKLYLSRAKLKASSRTSALLSGFAMVAMVEVQLDTTYPYPPGLLIAFSACTTVLVAVHLFALMVSTCILPNIEAVSNVHNLNSVKESPHERMHHHIELAWAFSTVIGTLLFLAEVVLLCWVKFLPIRPKNHNPNNGTISAGVAAAITSTSIMVPFGLIFIVFAVHFYRSLVSHKTDRQFQELEELSNLTRLQNELDGRGESLMQSPISQFP; encoded by the exons ATGGGTGCAGCCAGCTCGAGCGAAACAGCAGGTTCTAGGTGTTCGGTTCAGAGGCGCTGCAGAAGAAGTATACG CGGCACAATGAGTCTGAACGAGCATTCATTGCAAGCACTGTCTTGGAGGAAGCTTTACTTGAGTCGAGCAAAACTGAAGGCTTCCAGTCGAACGTCTGCTCTACTATCTGGGTTCGCTATG gTAGCAATGGTGGAGGTTCAGTTGGACACAACCTATCCTTACCCACCTGGTCTCCTCATTGCATTCAGTGCCTGCACCACTGTGTTGGTGGCCGTTCACCTTTTTGCCCTGATGGTTAGTACCTGCATCCTGCCTAACATTGAGGCAGTCAGCAACGTTCACAACCTCAACTCAGTGAAGGAGTCTCCACATGAGAGAATGCACCACCACATCGAGCTGGCCTGGGCCTTCTCTACAGTCATTGGCACCCTGCTCTTCCTGGCTGAGGTTGTACTCCTCTGCTGGGTCAAATTTCTACCCATTAGGCCTAAGAACCACAACCCCAACAATGGGACCATATCTGCAGGTGTGGCTGCTGCCATCACCTCCACCTCTATCATGGTGCCTTTTGGCCTGATATTTATAGTATTTGCTGTACATTTCTACCGTTCCCTTGTCAGCcacaagacagacaggcagttccAGGAGCTGGAGGAGCTATCCAACCTGACCAGGCTGCAGAATGAGCTGGACGGCAGAGGGGAGTCCCTCATGCAATCCCCCATCTCTCAATTCCCTTAA
- the LOC115105817 gene encoding calcium release-activated calcium channel protein 1-like isoform X1 — MGAASSSETAGSRCSVQRRCRRSIRLFNFSGTMSLNEHSLQALSWRKLYLSRAKLKASSRTSALLSGFAMVAMVEVQLDTTYPYPPGLLIAFSACTTVLVAVHLFALMVSTCILPNIEAVSNVHNLNSVKESPHERMHHHIELAWAFSTVIGTLLFLAEVVLLCWVKFLPIRPKNHNPNNGTISAGVAAAITSTSIMVPFGLIFIVFAVHFYRSLVSHKTDRQFQELEELSNLTRLQNELDGRGESLMQSPISQFP; from the exons ATGGGTGCAGCCAGCTCGAGCGAAACAGCAGGTTCTAGGTGTTCGGTTCAGAGGCGCTGCAGAAGAAGTATACG TCTTTTCAATTTCAGCGGCACAATGAGTCTGAACGAGCATTCATTGCAAGCACTGTCTTGGAGGAAGCTTTACTTGAGTCGAGCAAAACTGAAGGCTTCCAGTCGAACGTCTGCTCTACTATCTGGGTTCGCTATG gTAGCAATGGTGGAGGTTCAGTTGGACACAACCTATCCTTACCCACCTGGTCTCCTCATTGCATTCAGTGCCTGCACCACTGTGTTGGTGGCCGTTCACCTTTTTGCCCTGATGGTTAGTACCTGCATCCTGCCTAACATTGAGGCAGTCAGCAACGTTCACAACCTCAACTCAGTGAAGGAGTCTCCACATGAGAGAATGCACCACCACATCGAGCTGGCCTGGGCCTTCTCTACAGTCATTGGCACCCTGCTCTTCCTGGCTGAGGTTGTACTCCTCTGCTGGGTCAAATTTCTACCCATTAGGCCTAAGAACCACAACCCCAACAATGGGACCATATCTGCAGGTGTGGCTGCTGCCATCACCTCCACCTCTATCATGGTGCCTTTTGGCCTGATATTTATAGTATTTGCTGTACATTTCTACCGTTCCCTTGTCAGCcacaagacagacaggcagttccAGGAGCTGGAGGAGCTATCCAACCTGACCAGGCTGCAGAATGAGCTGGACGGCAGAGGGGAGTCCCTCATGCAATCCCCCATCTCTCAATTCCCTTAA